One segment of Meriones unguiculatus strain TT.TT164.6M chromosome 3, Bangor_MerUng_6.1, whole genome shotgun sequence DNA contains the following:
- the Ppih gene encoding peptidyl-prolyl cis-trans isomerase H — MAVANSSPVNPVVFFDVSIGGQEVGRMKIELFADVVPKTAENFRQFCTGEFRKDGVPIGYKGSTFHRVIKDFMIQGGDFVNGDGTGVASIYRGPFADENFKLRHSAPGLLSMANSGPSTNGCQFFITCSKCDWLDGKHVVFGKIIDGLLVMRKIENVPTGPNNKPKLPVVISQCGEM; from the exons ATGGCGGTGGCAAATTCAAGTCCAGTCAACCCGGTGGTGTTTTTTGATGTCAGCATTGGCGGCCAG GAAGTTGGTCGCATGAAGATCGAGTTGTTTGCAGACGTGGTGCCTAAGACGGCCGAGAACTTTAG GCAGTTCTGCACCGGAGAGTTCAG AAAAGATGGTGTTCCGATAGGATATAAAGGAAGCACCTTCCACAG ggTCATAAAGGATTTCATGATTCAAGGTGGAGATTTTGTTAAT GGTGATGGTACTGGCGTTGCCAGTATTTACCGGGGTCCGTTTGCAGATGAAAATTTTAAACTCAGACACTCGGCTCCAGGCCTGCTTTCCATG GCCAACAGTGGTCCCAGTACAAATGGCTGCCAGTTCTTTATCACGTGCTCTAAGTGTGATTGGCTGGATGGGAAGCATGTGGTGTTTG GGAAAATCATTGATGGACTCCTAGTGATGAGAAAGATCGAG AATGTTCCAACAGGCCCCAACAATAAGCCCAAACTGCCAGTGGTAATCTCACAGTGTGGGGAAATGTAA